One genomic window of Manihot esculenta cultivar AM560-2 chromosome 16, M.esculenta_v8, whole genome shotgun sequence includes the following:
- the LOC122722062 gene encoding small polypeptide DEVIL 10 gives MAISYHIPQPHAAAGKRKGHRENSLRRRCLVMVKQQKTRFYILRRCISMLLCWHDHAIRD, from the coding sequence ATGGCAATTTCCTACCACATTCCACAGCCGCACGCGGCCGCCGGCAAGAGGAAAGGTCACAGAGAAAATAGTCTTCGAAGGAGGTGTTTGGTAATGGTAAAACAGCAGAAGACCCGTTTCTACATCCTTAGACGTTGCATCTCCATGCTTCTCTGCTGGCATGACCACGCTATTCGCGATTAA